The following coding sequences lie in one Fimbriimonadaceae bacterium genomic window:
- a CDS encoding sigma-70 family RNA polymerase sigma factor, whose amino-acid sequence MTGLTATEYAPRTHSIGIDRDSDEGLVMRAKNGDFDAFERLFERHRTMVFRFTYQMVPRRDDAEDLVQEAFVRAYQNLPRYRDEAKFTTWLLRIVMNLCTDQARMSTRRQALEQQEASGALGWMTQNIADDPVDNLAADERVLALRKALNALPDHHRNVIILRDIQEKEYSEIAEILDCTVGGAKLRVLRARRALRDRVAPLLGDEKP is encoded by the coding sequence GTGACTGGCCTGACTGCAACAGAATACGCACCAAGAACACATAGCATCGGAATTGACCGCGACAGCGATGAAGGTCTTGTAATGCGTGCCAAGAATGGCGACTTCGATGCGTTTGAGCGACTGTTCGAGCGTCACCGGACGATGGTCTTCCGTTTTACCTACCAGATGGTGCCCCGGCGCGATGATGCCGAAGATTTAGTACAAGAGGCGTTTGTCAGGGCTTATCAGAACCTCCCGCGATACCGCGACGAGGCGAAGTTTACGACCTGGCTGCTGCGTATCGTGATGAATCTGTGCACCGATCAGGCACGAATGTCGACCCGACGTCAGGCTTTGGAGCAGCAGGAGGCTTCAGGAGCGCTCGGATGGATGACACAGAACATCGCCGATGACCCGGTGGACAACCTTGCCGCCGATGAGAGGGTGCTCGCTTTACGCAAGGCCCTGAACGCCCTTCCGGACCACCACCGGAACGTGATCATTTTACGAGACATACAGGAAAAAGAATATTCGGAGATCGCGGAGATTTTGGACTGCACCGTAGGGGGCGCCAAACTTCGCGTTTTACGGGCTCGTCGAGCATTGCGCGACCGTGTTGCGCCTTTGCTCGGGGATGAAAAGCCATGA
- a CDS encoding PDZ domain-containing protein, with translation MLATALTGSQKQLTQAEQSAWNVIRSSTVMVMDGTVPRGVAACINEEGYFIAHRSAVRFPLLFAQTSAGANVELEVISVDEPTQLALLVLKQKGVAAGFKPVRAMVEDKRAGVSLLAVLTSGPVRAELVSKERVGIINPTRRMFTLSEIRFEASQQRIAGALVFTSDAELVGVVGATLSDNEVINQDNAIGNAFGGGGGGTGVNVKGVSINQYGPGELTVAYSVAPNILERVIEGFLSPSHKPAHPAIGIVCNNAKDAGAQITEVTRGSVAEAGGLRRGDIITEIGGEPIKDQFAFAKVMQKQAVGSKVTFKIRRSNAELKLEITIGQG, from the coding sequence ATGCTTGCGACGGCCCTTACAGGGTCGCAAAAGCAGCTCACTCAGGCTGAGCAAAGCGCCTGGAACGTGATCCGTTCATCGACCGTGATGGTCATGGACGGTACGGTTCCGCGCGGAGTTGCCGCTTGCATCAACGAAGAGGGCTACTTTATCGCCCACCGATCTGCTGTCCGTTTTCCACTCCTTTTTGCCCAAACCAGCGCTGGGGCAAATGTGGAGTTGGAAGTGATCTCCGTTGATGAGCCCACACAGCTCGCTCTTCTTGTTTTGAAGCAAAAGGGTGTCGCTGCGGGCTTTAAGCCGGTACGAGCGATGGTGGAGGATAAACGAGCAGGAGTCTCTTTGCTTGCCGTTCTCACGTCGGGCCCGGTTCGAGCAGAACTTGTCTCTAAGGAACGAGTTGGGATTATCAATCCGACCAGGCGAATGTTCACACTCAGCGAAATTCGGTTTGAGGCTTCCCAGCAGCGGATTGCTGGCGCACTTGTTTTTACATCTGACGCCGAGCTTGTTGGGGTCGTCGGTGCGACGCTCTCCGATAACGAAGTCATCAACCAGGACAACGCCATCGGGAACGCTTTTGGCGGTGGCGGCGGGGGTACCGGCGTAAACGTGAAGGGAGTCAGCATCAATCAATACGGTCCGGGCGAACTCACAGTGGCCTACTCTGTGGCGCCAAATATCCTTGAGCGCGTGATTGAAGGGTTCTTGTCGCCCAGCCACAAGCCCGCTCATCCGGCGATAGGGATTGTCTGCAACAACGCTAAGGACGCGGGTGCGCAGATCACTGAAGTCACGCGTGGATCGGTTGCCGAAGCAGGTGGCTTGCGCCGTGGCGATATCATTACCGAGATCGGTGGTGAACCGATCAAGGATCAATTTGCCTTTGCAAAGGTGATGCAAAAGCAGGCCGTTGGCTCAAAGGT